The DNA sequence CCATGAGGACCAGCTTCCGGGCGTAGTCCCGCTCGGAGAAGACGCCCAGAAGCCTCTCCCCGTCCAGGACCAGGAGGGCCCCGATCTCGTGCTCGGCCATCTTCCGCAGGGCCTCGTAGACCGTGGCCCCGGGCGGAACCCAAAAGACCTCCCCTCCCTTGCGAAGAAGCACCTGCCCCACCGTCATGCCCTCACCCCCTTGGGATTAGGGCCTGATTATACCACAAGGCCTTGCCCCTTATCGGACGGTCAGGACGGGGCCCAAGGCGTGCCGGACCACGTGCTCCGCCGTGCTCCCCAGGACGAACCGGCGCACCGGCGCCCCCAGGGCCAAAAGGTCCTCCGGCCCGGCCAGGCGCAGGAGGTGCTCCGCCGGGTCGCCGGAAAAGGCCAGGGCCTCGGTCCGCACCCCCTCCTCCTGGAGGTAGGCCTCCGCCTCCAGGGCCCAAGCCCCGGCCACCACCGGGTCCTCGTGGACGCTCACCACCCGGACGAGGAGCCCCAGGGCCTTGGCCAGAGGCCGCAGGGTGCGGAGGGCCCGGACGGCGCTCTCCGTGGCGTTATACCCCAGGACCGCCCCCTGGGGCTCCACGTAGGCCAGGGGGGCCAGGAGGACCGGGGTGGGGCAGGTGCGCAGGACGCGGTCCGCGGTGCTCCCCAGGCCCAGGAACTCCCCCAGGTGGGCCTCCCCGGCCCGGCCCATCACCAGAAGGTCAGTGGTGCGGGCATGGCGGACGATGACCTCGTGGGGGAGGCCGGTCTCCAGGAAGGCCTCCACCGGAAGCCCCGCCTCCTCGGCGCTTTTCCGGACCCGCTCCAGCACCGCCTCCCCCTTCAGGGTGAGGGCCTCCTCGAGCTCCTGGTGCCGCACGGGCAGGGGGATGCTCAGGGCCCCCAGGTCCAGAAGCTGGGGCAGGCGGATGAGCCGCTCGTCCCGCACGAAAAGGACGCGGAGCCGGGCCTGGAGCTTGTAGGCCAGCCACTCCGCCAGGACCTCGGCGCTTCGGGCCGGGGGCGAGCCATCGGTGGCCAGGAGGAGGTTCATGCCTCTATCTTACGGGGCTCCCGCACCCAGGCGGCCAGGCCCCAGGCGGGAAGAAGCAGGACCCCCAAGGCCAGAAGGACGGGCAGCACGCCGAAAAGCTCAATGGCCCGCCCGATGGGGGCGTAGAAGAGGCCCGCGAACCCCCAGGTGAAGCCCATGAGGAGGCCGGAGACGGTGGCCATCTGCTTGGGCTCGAGCTCCTGGGCCATGGCGGTGGCCACGGGGATCCCGGCGTTCATCAAGGCCCCCGTCACCGCCAAAAGGACCAGGTAAAGGGGGTTCTCCGGGGGGAGGAAGAGGAGGCCCAGGTAAAGGGGAAGGGCGAAGGTTAAAGTCCCCACCAGAACCCGCTTCCGGCCCAGCCGGTCGGAGAGCGTCCCCCCCAGGAGGGTGCCCAAGGTGGCGGAGAAGCTGTAGACGGAGAGGGAAAGGCCGGTGTAGTAGTCGGAAAGCCCCTTCAGGTGGTACCAGTAGGGCATGGTAGTGGAAAAGCTCATGAAGACCAGGCTCCGCAGGGTGGCCATCCCCCAGAGCTTGGCCACCTCGCCCCGGAAGACCCTGGAAAGGTCAGCGAATCCGGCCGGCCTCCCCCGCACCCGCGCCGGCGGGGTGCGCAAGAGGAGGAGGGCCGGGACGAGGGCCAAGGGGGTGAGGTAGAAAAGCCCCCCAAGCCCCCAGAGGTTGACCACGAAGAGGGCCACCAAAGGCCCCAGGGAAAGCCCCAGGTACCCCGCGGAGCCGAAGAAGGAAAGCCAGAAGCCCCGCCGCTCCCTGGGGGCGCTCTGCCCCACCAGGGCCGCCCCCGAGGCGTGGAAGAGGGCGGAGCCAAAGCCGGCCAGGCCCAGAACCACAAGGAGGGCAGAGAAGTCCCTCCAAAGGCCCAGGCTCCCCAGGCCCAGGGCCACCGCCACAGGGCCCAGGGCGGCGAGGAGCCTGCGGTCCATCCGGTCCGCAATGAGGCCCGCCACCGGCTGGAAGAGGCTCCCGGTCAGGGAATAGACGGAAACCAGAAGCCCCGCCGTGCCCAGGCCCACACCGAAGTGGGCCATGAGCTTGGGCAAAAGGGGGGTGAGGAAGTTGGAGAAGAGGTCGTTGGTGGTGTGGAGCCAGGCCAAAAGAAGGGGGACCATGACCAAAGCTTAACCGGGCGTGCTAGAATCGGGCTCGTGCTAAGGGGGTTTCCGGGGTCCAAAAAGAAAACTGGCGCGCCCGAGAGGACTCGAACCTCTGACCTTCGGCTCCGGAGGCCGACGCTCTATCCAGCTGAGCTACGGGCGCACTCAGCAAGGAAAACTCTAGCACCCCGTAAGGAGGCCGTCAAGTGTTCGGGATAAACAGGCGCATCATCACGATTCTGTTCGGGCTTCTGGCCGTGGCCTTCGCCGTGGGGGCCATCCTCCTCTTCACCCCCCAGGCGGGCCAGAGTCAGCGGGGCAAACCCGTCCTCTGGGTCAACGGAAAGGCGGTCTACGAGCTGGACCTCCTGCGGCTCCAGGGCAACGACCCCCTCTACGCCGCCAACCCCCAGGGCCTCCTGAAGGCCCTGGTGGACACCCACTTCCTGGAGCAGGTCATCCTCACCGAGGCCCTGAAGCAGGACGCGGCCCGGGTGCGGGTGAGCGCGGCCGAGGTCAAGAAGGAGGTGGACCGCATCAGGGAGCAGTTCGGCCTCAAGGACAAGAAGGTCTATGACCAGTTCCTCAACCAGGTGGGCTACACCGACGCCCAGCTCCGGGAGGAGATCAAGCAGAGCCTGAGGATCCAGAAGCGGCTCCAGCAGATCCAGGAGGCGGTCAAGCCCACCCCAGAGGAGGTCCGGTTCTACTTCACCCTCTTCAAGGAAGAGTACAAGGGAGAGGCCCAGGTCAAGGCCCGGCAGATCGTTCTGGACGACAAGGCAAAAGCATTGGAAGCCCTGGCCAAGGCCAAGGCGGGGGAGGACTTCGCCCAGCTCGCCCAGACCTACTCCAAGGTGGGGGCGGAGCAGGGGGGCGCCCTCGGCGCCGAGCCGGGGAAGAGCGAGCCCCGTCCGGTGACCAAGGTGGTCTTCCCCGAGGCGGTGGCCCAGGAGGTCTTCCGCCTCAAGGGGCCGGGCCTGGTGGGGCCGGTAGAAGCGGGGGGGCGGTACTACCTCGTCAAGGTGGAGGAGTACATCCCCCCCAAGGAGCCCTCCTTTGAGGAGGTCAAGGCCAAGGTGGAGGAGGACGCCAAGAAGGCCAAGGCGGACGGGGCCCTCGAGGCCTACCTGGAAGAGCTCAGGGCCAAGGCCCAGGTCCGCTTCGCGGAGAACATGGGCTACCAGTACAAGAACCCTGCAGTGGCCACGGTGGAGCCCGAGGGCGGAAAGAAGGTGGAGATCCTCCTCGCCCAGGTGCTCCAGCCCGTCTTCTCCAACCCGCAGATGGCCCAGCTCCTCCAGCAGGGCCTGGGGGAGCTGGCGGTCCAGTTCTTCCTCCCCTCCACCTTGGACCAGCTCATCAACCGGGAGATCCTGGTCCAGGAGGCCCAGAAGTCGGGCCAGCCCTTCATCGGCTCCAAGGACGAGATCGCCCAGGCGGTCCAGCTCTGGAAGACCCAGGACGTGAGCGTGACGGACGCGGAGGTGAAGGACTTCTACGCCAAGAACCCCGCCCTCTTCACCGTTCCCGCCTCCGCCGAGGTCAAGGTGGTGACCTTCAAGGACGAGGCCCAGGCCAAGGCCTTCCGGGAGGCGGCGCTTAAGAGCGGGAACCTCGAGGCCCTGGCCAAGGCCCAGGAGGGCGAGCTGACCGACCACGGGGCGGTCAATCCCGGCGTTTTGCCCGCCGTCTTGGACCGGCTGGTCTTCAGGGTGAAGGACTCCTTCCCCAAGGGCCCCGCGGGGGAGGTGAGCGAGGTGGTCAAGCTGGAGGACGGGAGCTTCGTGGTGCTCATCGTGAACAACCGCAAGGCCGAGGTCCTGAGGCCCCTGTCCGAGGTCTACGAGGAGGCCAAGGCCCTGGCCCTCTCCCAGAAGCGGTCCAGGGCCGCCCAGGCCTGGGTGGAGGAGCTCAGGAAGAAGGCCAAGGTTGAGAACCGGCTGAACCAGGTCCTGGCCGAGCTCACCCCCAAGGAGGCCCCTAAGGAGAGCCCCGCGCCCAGCACCCCGGAAGCCCCGGCCAAGCCCTGAGGCCAAGCCCTGATCCCATCCCGTCCTGGCCTAGGCCAGGACGGGATTAAAGCCAGGCCTCCGCCTCCCCCGCCCTCAGGTCCAGGAGGATGTCCTCCTCCTTGCGCCAGGGAACCGTGGCCTCCCGCAGGGTCCTTACCCCCAAAAGCCGGGCCTCCACCCGGAGCCTCCTCGCCAGGTTGGGGTCCTTGAGCCGCAGGTAAAGCCGCCGGGAGACCGGGTCAAACCCGCCCTCCAAGAGGGCCTCGAGGCCCGGGGCGTACCCGTCCCCCTCGTCCTCGTAAAGCCGCCCCCGGATCTCCTCCCCCAGGGCCACCTGCCAGACCAGGCTCCGCCAGGGCAGGGCCCCCTCGGTGTGGGGAAGGGGGTCGGTGAAGGGGATGGCCGCGCCCGCCCTCTGGTAAAGGGGGATCCCCTCCAGAGGGGTGGGGGCCGGGTGGAACCCCGAAGCGTACATCTCCCCGGTGAAGGCCTGGTACCAGACCCCCTGGGGCAGGTAGACCAGCCGGTGGGTCTGGCCGGGGCGGAGGGCGGGGGCGAGGAGGAGGTCCTCCCCCAGGAGGGCCTGGTCGTGCACCGCCTCCGCCCGGGGGTCCTGGGGGTGATGGAGGAAGAGGGGGCGCAGAAGGGGAAGCCCCGTGCGGCTCGCCTCCTCCGCCAGGGTGTAGAGGTGGGGCAGGAGGCGGTAGCGGAAGCGGATGGCCTCCCGTATGCACCGCTCCCACCGCTTCCCAAAGGCCCAAGGCTCCTGGCGGCGGCTTCCCTTGCCCGAGTGGTTGCGCATGAAGGGGTAGAAGGCCCCGAGCCAGGTCCAGCGGCAGAGGAGCTCCCCGTCCGCGTCCCCCGAGAACCCCCCGATGTCCGCCCCCACGAAGGGCACCCCGGAAAGCCCCAGGTTGAGGAGCATGGGCAGGGACATCTCCAGGTGCTCGTAGTAGCTGGAGTTGTCCCCGGTCCAGACCCAGGCGTACCTCTGCACCCCGGCGAACCCGCTCCGGGTGAGGACGAAGGGGCGCCTTCCGGGCTCCAGGCGCCTCAGCCCCTCAAAGGTGGCCCGGCTCATCAGGAGGCCGTAGAGGTTGTGCACCTCCGCGTGCCACCGATCGCCGTGCTTGGCCGTGGAGGGGAGGGTCTTGCCCGGGGCCGGGCGGCCCTCCACCTGGAAGGCGGCGGGCTCGTTCATGTCGTTCCAGATGCCGGCCACCCCCCGCTCCAGGTAGAAGCGGTGCAGGCCGCCCCACCAGTCGCGCACCTCCTCCCGGGTGAAGTCGGGCCAGACGGCGGGCTGAGGCCAGACCGCCCCCACCAGCTCCTCGTCCTTGCGGTTGCGGACGAAGTAGCCCCGGGCCCGCCCCTCCTCGTACACCGGATAGCCCTCCTCCTTCTTCACCCCCGGGTCCACGATGGCCACCAGCTTGACCCCCCGGGCCCGCAGGTCGCCGGCCAGGCGGCCTAGGTCGGGAAACCGGTGGGGGTCGTGGGTGAAGACCTTGTACCCCTCCATGTAGTCAATGTCCAGCCAGAGGGCCTCGAGGGGGATGTCCCGCTCCCAGAACCCCTCCGCCACCTTTCGCACCGTCTTTTCGTCCGGATAGCTCCAGCGGCACTGGTGGTAGCCCAAAGCCCAAAGGGGAGGAAGAGGAGCGCGGCCGGTCAGGGCGGTGTAGGCCCGGACCACGTCCAAAGGCGCGGGGCCGGGGATGAGGTAGAGGTCAAAGGTGGGCCCCTCCGTGTAGACGAGGCTGGTCTCGGGGTCGGTGAAGGCCAGGTCAAAGACCGTCCGCCAGGTTTCGTCCAAATAGAGGCCCCAGGCCCTCTCCCCCTCCTTGGCCAAGAGGAAGGGGTGGGCCTGGTACAGGGGGTCGGTGTCCGGGTGGTGGTGGGGGTCGTCCGTGGCCCAGTTGGTCCAGCGGCGCCCCTTCTTGTCCAGAAACCCGGTCCTCTCCCCCAGGCCGTAGTAGCGCCGCCCCTCCTCCTCGGCCAGGAGAAGCCCGTAGCCCGAGCCCAGGGGAAGCCCGTCCAGGACCTCCTTCAGGGCGTCCCCCTCCTGGGAAAGCCGCACCATCTCCTCGGGGAGGCCCACCGGGACCAGGGCCCCCGCCAGGAGGAGGGGGGCCCGCAGGCCGGAGAACCTCAGGCCGAAGGGGTCCAGGTCCAGCTCGAGGCCCACCCCTTCCCCCAGGACCCGCCCGCCCTCCAGGAAGAGGGGCAGGGGGGCGAGGCCCTCCACCACCCAGCTCCCCTTCCCGGCGTCCTCCGGGCGGTGGTAGACGAAGACCCGAAGGAAGGCGTGCCCCTCCTTCCGGTACCCTTCCACCCGGCCCTGGAACCAGGGGCCCTCCAGGTGGATGACCCCCCCTTCCGCGCGCGCCCCGCTAAAGCGAACCGGATACACGCCTCACCCCTTGACCGCCCCGGCCGTCAGGCCGGCCACAATCCGCTGCTGGAAGACCAGGACCAGGACCACCAGGGGCACGGTGACCACCACGCTCGCCGCCATGATAGAACCCCAGGGGATCTCAAAGGGGGTGGCCCCGCCGAAGCTGGCGATGGCCGGGGGGACGGTCTTCACCCGGTCCCCCACGGTGAAGGTGAGGGCGAAGAGGTACTCGTTCCAGGCGGCGATGAAGGCCAGAAGCCCGGTGGTCACCAACCCGGGCCCGGTGAGGGGGAGCATGATGCGGAAAAGCGTCTGCAAAGGGGTGGCCCCGTCCACGTAGGCGGCCTCCTCGAGCTCCCTCGGAAGGCCCCGGAAGTAGCCGGTGAGGACCCAGATGGTGAAGGGCAGGGTGAAGAGGAGGTAGGAAAGGATGAGGCCCAGGTGGGTGTTGAAGAGGCCCGTGGCCCTAAGGAGGATGAAGAGGCCGGAGAGGACGGAGATCTGGGGGAACATGGTCATGGCGAGGACGATATAGAGCACGGCGTTTTTGGGCGGGAAGGGGAGCCTCCCCAGGGCATAGGCGGCCAGGACGCCCAGGAAGAGGGAGAGGAGGGTCGCCCCCCCGGCCACGATCAGGGAGTTGAGGAGGTTGCGGCCGAAGTTGGCCTGGAGGAAGACGTTCTTGTAGTGGTCCAGGGTGAAGGGGATGGGGAGGAAGCTGGGGTTGGCGGAGAAGAGGGCGTCCGAGGGCTTGAAGCTGGAGATCACCGCCCAGTAGAAGGGGAAGACGCTGTAGACCACAATGAAGGCCACCAGGAGGTAAAAGAGCAGGCGGCTTAAGAGCCTCACCGCACCACCTCCCTTCCCACGCTGCGCATATAGAGGAGAACGAAGACGAAGATAATGACCAGGATGGCCACGCTCACCGCCGAGCCGTACCCCAGGTCCTGGAAGTCAATAAGGACCTGCCGGTTGTAAATGGCCAGGCTCTTGGTGGCAGGGTTCACCCCCGCCATGACGAAGATCACGTCAAAGACCCTGAGGGCGTCCAGGGTGCGGAAGATCAGGGCCACCACCAAGGCCGGGGTCAGGAGGGGGAGGGTGATGGTCCAGAACTGCTGCCAGCGGCTGGCCCCGTCAATGCTCGCCGCCTCGTACAGCTCCTCCGGGATGAGCTGTAGGCCCGCCAGGAGCAGAAGGGCCATGAAGGGGGTGGTCTTCCACACGTCCACCGCGATGATGGAGGGGAGGATCAGCTCGGGTTTGGCCAGAAAGGCCACCTTCTGGGAGAGGAGGCCCAGCTTCACCCCCAGGACGTTGACGACCCCGTACACGTCGTTCAGCATCCACTTCCACATCTGGGCCGAGACCACGGTGGGGATGGCCCAGGGGATGAGGATGGCCGTCCGCACCAGGCCCCGCCCCCGGAAGCGGGAGTTGATGACCAGGGCGATGGCCAGGCCCAAAAAGGTCTCCAGGCTCACCGAGACCACGGTGAAGCGGAGGGTGTTCCAGAAGGCCAGGCGGAAATCGGGGTCCTGGAGGAGGTAAAGGTAGTTCTCAAACCCGATAAACTCGGGCTTTTCCACGAAGGCGATATCCGCTTTGTAGAAGGACCAGTAAAAGACCTGGGCCAGGGGGTAGCCCGCCACCAGGAGGACCACCAGGAGGGTAGGGAGGACCAGGGCCCAGGCCAGCCGGGTCTGCCTAAGGGTGAGCATAGCGGTAGTCTAAACCCCCGGGGGAAGACTCCCCCGGGGGAAAGAGGGCCTAGCGCAGAATGCGCTTAAGGCGGGCCTCGAGGTCCCGCACCGCCTGCTCGCCGGTCTTCCTGCCGGTCAGGGCGTTGTGGACCTCGGTCCAGATGGCCTCGGAGGCCTGGTTGTACTTGGCCCCCGCCACGTCGGAAGGACGGGAGACCGCGTTCTGGAAGACGGGCAGGAGGTCCTTGAACCAGGGGTTCTTGGCCAGGACGTCCTTGTCGTTGTAAAGGGCGGGCCGGGTGGGCAGGCGGGAGAGCCGGACGGCGTTGTCCTTCTGCACCTCATAGGAGGCGAGGTACTTCACCAGGTCAGCCGCCTCCTTGGGGTGGCGGGTGTAGGCGGAGACCATGAGCTGCCAGCCGCCCAGGGTGGCCGCGTTCGGGGCGTCCGCGCTCCCCTTGGGCAGCACCGTGACCGCGATCTTACCCCGGACGGGGCTCCCCTCCGCCTGGCCCAGGGCGTAGGCGTAGGGCCAGTTACGCATGAAAAGGGCGTTCCCCTGCTGGAAGACGTTCCGGGCCTCCTCCTCCGCGTAGCTGGTCACGCCGGGGGGTGCGATGGTGCCCACGTAGCGGCGGATGGTGTTCAGGGCCAGGGCGGCCTTGGGGTTGTTGACGGAGATGCGGCCGTCCTTCTCAATGATCCGGCCGCCCCCAAAGGAGTAGATCCACTCCAGGGCGTCGCAGGTCAGCCCCTCGTAGGCCTTGCCCTGGAAGACGAAGCCCCAGAAGTCCTTGTTGGTCTTCCGCTCCCCTTCCATCACCTTCTTGGCCATCTGCTCCAGCTCGGCCCAGGTCCTGGGGGGGTTCTTGTACCCGTACTTCTGGAGGAGGTCGGTGCGGTAGTACAAAAGCCCTGCGTCGGTGAAGAAGGGGATGGAGGTGAGCTTGCCCCCGATGGTGTTGTTCTCCACGATGCGGGGGAAGAACTCCTTAAGCTCGGCCTCCGAGAAGTACTGCTTGAGGTCCAACGCGTGCGGGGCCACGATGCCCGGCCAGATGACGTCAATCATGTAGACGTCCACGTCCGGGCTTTTGGCCGCCCAGTACTGCTGGTAGAGGGCGAGGCGGTCGTTGGTGTCCGCCGGGGAGTCAATGTACTCCACCTTGTTCCCGGTCTTCCTCGCCCACTCCTCCACCTTCTCCTTCATCCAGCGCCCGCCCTCGCCCACCGCGGTGGAGTCGCCCGCCACCCGGATGGTGACCTGGGCCTGGGCCACCCCGAAGGCCAGGACCGCCCCGATCGCCGCCAAAAACGCCAGTTTCCTCATGCCCTACCTCCTTTTGGAAATACTTCCACTGGTCATTCTACCCCCGATCCCCGGGGGACGTCAATACGAACGGGGGGCCCGGGGCCCCCCGCCTTTCCCTTCAGGAGGCTATCCTTCCAAGGCCAGAAGCATGGGGTCCTCCAGGAGGCCCGCCAGGTGGCGGCAGAACCGGGCCGCCTCCGCCCCGTCAATCAGGCGGTGGTCGTAGGTGAGGCTGAAGGGCATGAGGAGCCGGGGCTGGAAGGCCTCCCCGTCCCAGACGGGCTGGACCTCCGAGCGGGAAACCCCCAGGATCGCCACCTCGGGCCAGTTCACGATGGGGGTGAACCCCGTGCCCCCGATCCCCCCCAGGTTGGAGACGCTGAAGCTCGCCCCCTGCATCTCCTCCAGGGCCAGCCTCCGCTCCCGGGCCTTGGCGGAAAGCTCGCCGAGCTCCCGGGCGATGGCGAAGACCCCCTTCCGGTCCACGTCCCGCACCACGGGGACCAGGAGGCCGTGCGGGGTGTCCACCGCCACCCCCAGGTGGACGTAGTCCTTGTAGATGACCTCCCCCGCCTCGGGGTCCAAGGAGGCGTTGAACTTGGGGAAGGCCTTGAGGGTGAGGGCCACCGCCTTGAGGATGAAGGCGGTCAGGGTGAGCCGGACCCCCTGGGCCTCCGCCCTGGGGGCGTAGCGCTTCCGCACCTCCTCGAGGCCGGTCACGTCGGCCCGGTCAAAGTGGGTAACCATGGGGACCTGGCTCCAGGCCTGGGCCATGGCCCGCAGGGTGGCCTTGCGCACCGAGGACATGGCCTCCCGCCGGACGGGGCCCCATTTGGCGAAGTCGGGCAGGGGGGGGCGGGGCACCTCGGCCACCTCCTTGGGGGAAGGGGGGGGCGGTGTCAGGCCCGCCGCCCGGCGCACATCCTCCTCGGTGATGCGCCCCGCCAGGCCCGTCCCCACCACCCGGGAGATCTCCACCCCCAGCTCCCGGGCGAGCCGCCGGACGGAGGGAGCAGCGGGGATGAGCCGCTCCTCCTGGGTCCCGGAGGGTAGAGGGGCGGGGGGCGTGGGCGGGGTGGGCGCGGGGGGCGGCTCCCGCCTTGGAGCCTCAGCCGAAGAAGGCGCGGCGGAGGGCACCGCTTCCGCCTCCGGCTCCACCTCGAGCACCACCTGGCCGGGCCGGACCTCCTCCCCCACCTTGGCCAGGACCCGGACCACCCTCCCCGCCACCCCGGCGGGCAGCTCCATGACCGCCTTGTCCGTCTCCAGCTCCAGGACCGGGGTGTCCGGCTCCACCCGGTCCCCCTCCTTCACCAAAACCCCCACCACCGTGGCCGCGGCCACGCCTTCGCCCAAGTCGGGTAGCTTGACCTCCATACGCCTCCTTTACCGCTTCCAGGGCGGGACCTCGTTCAGCTCGAGGCCCCAGGCCGCCTTCGCCCGGTCCAAAACCTCCCCTTCCAGCTTACCCTCCTCCACCAGAAGCCCCAAGGCGGCCAGGGCGATGTGCCGGGCGTCCACCTCAAAGAAGTCCCTCAGGGCCTCCCGGGTGTCGGAGCGGCCGAACCCGTCCGTGCCCAGGCTGCAGAAGGGCCGGTCCAGATACCCCCGGATGAGGTTGGGCAGGGCCTTCAGGTAGTCGGAGACCGCCACGATGGGCCCCTCGGTAGCGGAGAGCCGCTCCACCACAAAGGGCCGCCGGGCCCGGCCCAGAAGCCGCCGCTCCCGCTCCGCCTCCAGGGCGTCCAGGTAGAGGGCCTTGTAGCTGGTCACGCTCCAGACGTCCGCGGCCACCCCGAACTCCTCCAAAAGCCCCGCCGCCTTCACCGCCTCGGGCAGGAGGGGACCCGAGCCCAAAAGCTGCACCCGGTGCCCCTTCCCTTCCGCCCTCCGGAAGAGGTAGAGCCCCCGCAGGATGCCCTCCTTGACCTCGGCCCGGGGCTCGGGCATGGGGGGGTGGACGTAGTTCTCGTTCTCTATGGTGATGTAGTAGAAGACGTCCTCCCCCACCTCGTACATCCGCCTCAGCCCGTCCTCCAGGATGACCGCTAGCTCGTAGGCGTAGGCGGGGTCGTAGGCGAGGAGGTTGGGGGCGGCCAGGGCGTAGACGTGGCTCTGCCCGTCCTGGTGCTGGAGCCCCTCCCCCATCAGGGTGGTCCGCCCGGCGGTGGCCCCCAGGATGAACCCCCGCGTCCTTTGGTCCGCGGCGGCCCAGACCAGGTCCCCCACCCGCTGGAGGCCGAACATGGAGTAGAGGATGAAGAAGGGGATGGTGGGGATGCCCCAGTGGGCGTAGGCGGTCCCGGCGGCGATGAAGTCGGCCATGGCCCCGGCCTCGGTGATCCCCTCCTCCAGGATCTGGCCCTGCCGGCTCTCCTTGTAGGCGGTCAGGGTGCCCTCGTCCACGGGGATGTAGAGCTGCCCCTGGGGGGAGTAGATGCCCACCTGGGCGATCAGGGCCTCCATCCCGAAGGTCCGGGCCTCGTCGGGGACGATGGGGACGATGAGCCGGCCCACCCCCTTGTGCCGCAAAAGCTTGGTGAGCATGCGGACGAAGGCCATGGTGGTGGAGATCTCCCGCCCCCCGCTCCCCTCGTAGAACTCCTGGAAGAACTCCTCCTTGGGCACCTCAAGCCCACCCTGGAAGCGCACCCGCCGCTCGGGGACGAACCCTCCTAGGGCCCTTCGCCGCTCCAGGAGGTAGCGCACCTCGGGGGAGTCGGGGCCCGGGTGGTAGTAGGGGACCTCGGGCAGCTTCTCGTCGGGGATGGGGATCTTCAGGAAGTCCCGGGCCTCCTTGAGGTCCTCGAGGGAGAGCTTCTTCACCTGGTGGGCCACGTTCTTGGCCATGGCCGTGGGCCCCATCCCGTACCCCTTGATGGTCCGGGCCAGGATGACGGTGGGCCTCCCCTTGTGCTCCACCGCGGCCTTGAAGGCGGCGAAGAGCTTCTGGGGGTCGTGCCCGCCCCGGCTCTTGGTGAGCTCGTCCAGCTCCTCGTCCGTGAGGTCCTGGATCAGGGCCTTGAGCTCCGGGGTGTTGAAGAAGCGCTCCTTCAGCTCCTTCCCCCCGAAGGCGGCGTAGCGCTGGCTCTCCCCGTCCACCAGGGCCTCAAAGCGGCGGAGGAGGTGGCCCTCCTTGTCCTTGGCGATAAGCCGGTCCCAGGCGCTTCCCCAGACGACCTTGATGACGTTCCAGCCCGCCCCCCGGTAGAGCCGCTCCAGCTCCTGGATGATCTTGG is a window from the Thermus filiformis genome containing:
- the aceE gene encoding pyruvate dehydrogenase (acetyl-transferring), homodimeric type, whose amino-acid sequence is MRAEELIQARQSLSPEEAALLEKRENQEWRESLEYVLKTAGPERVEALLDYLDQYLYLQGIVLGNRLSTPYLNTLPKEKEPPYPGDLELEERIANILRWNAAAMVTRANKRVDGIGGHVSTYASIAEIYEVALNHFLRGPEAGLDRDLVFFQGHSSPGIYARAFLEGRLSEADLENFRREVHPPVPEGRGLSSYPHPWLMPDFWEFPTVSMGLGPIQAIYQARFMRYLEDRGLKPKSSAKVWAFLGDGEHDEPETVGALHLAAREGLDNLIFVVNCNLQRLDGPVRGNSKIIQELERLYRGAGWNVIKVVWGSAWDRLIAKDKEGHLLRRFEALVDGESQRYAAFGGKELKERFFNTPELKALIQDLTDEELDELTKSRGGHDPQKLFAAFKAAVEHKGRPTVILARTIKGYGMGPTAMAKNVAHQVKKLSLEDLKEARDFLKIPIPDEKLPEVPYYHPGPDSPEVRYLLERRRALGGFVPERRVRFQGGLEVPKEEFFQEFYEGSGGREISTTMAFVRMLTKLLRHKGVGRLIVPIVPDEARTFGMEALIAQVGIYSPQGQLYIPVDEGTLTAYKESRQGQILEEGITEAGAMADFIAAGTAYAHWGIPTIPFFILYSMFGLQRVGDLVWAAADQRTRGFILGATAGRTTLMGEGLQHQDGQSHVYALAAPNLLAYDPAYAYELAVILEDGLRRMYEVGEDVFYYITIENENYVHPPMPEPRAEVKEGILRGLYLFRRAEGKGHRVQLLGSGPLLPEAVKAAGLLEEFGVAADVWSVTSYKALYLDALEAERERRLLGRARRPFVVERLSATEGPIVAVSDYLKALPNLIRGYLDRPFCSLGTDGFGRSDTREALRDFFEVDARHIALAALGLLVEEGKLEGEVLDRAKAAWGLELNEVPPWKR
- a CDS encoding 2-oxo acid dehydrogenase subunit E2 → MEVKLPDLGEGVAAATVVGVLVKEGDRVEPDTPVLELETDKAVMELPAGVAGRVVRVLAKVGEEVRPGQVVLEVEPEAEAVPSAAPSSAEAPRREPPPAPTPPTPPAPLPSGTQEERLIPAAPSVRRLARELGVEISRVVGTGLAGRITEEDVRRAAGLTPPPPSPKEVAEVPRPPLPDFAKWGPVRREAMSSVRKATLRAMAQAWSQVPMVTHFDRADVTGLEEVRKRYAPRAEAQGVRLTLTAFILKAVALTLKAFPKFNASLDPEAGEVIYKDYVHLGVAVDTPHGLLVPVVRDVDRKGVFAIARELGELSAKARERRLALEEMQGASFSVSNLGGIGGTGFTPIVNWPEVAILGVSRSEVQPVWDGEAFQPRLLMPFSLTYDHRLIDGAEAARFCRHLAGLLEDPMLLALEG
- a CDS encoding ABC transporter substrate-binding protein, with the protein product MRKLAFLAAIGAVLAFGVAQAQVTIRVAGDSTAVGEGGRWMKEKVEEWARKTGNKVEYIDSPADTNDRLALYQQYWAAKSPDVDVYMIDVIWPGIVAPHALDLKQYFSEAELKEFFPRIVENNTIGGKLTSIPFFTDAGLLYYRTDLLQKYGYKNPPRTWAELEQMAKKVMEGERKTNKDFWGFVFQGKAYEGLTCDALEWIYSFGGGRIIEKDGRISVNNPKAALALNTIRRYVGTIAPPGVTSYAEEEARNVFQQGNALFMRNWPYAYALGQAEGSPVRGKIAVTVLPKGSADAPNAATLGGWQLMVSAYTRHPKEAADLVKYLASYEVQKDNAVRLSRLPTRPALYNDKDVLAKNPWFKDLLPVFQNAVSRPSDVAGAKYNQASEAIWTEVHNALTGRKTGEQAVRDLEARLKRILR